From a region of the Eublepharis macularius isolate TG4126 chromosome 7, MPM_Emac_v1.0, whole genome shotgun sequence genome:
- the LOC129333301 gene encoding protocadherin alpha-5-like: MVIPRRGSFVRRQLLLVLFHAAWEMGSGQLHYSVPEESQHGTFVGRIAQDLGLEVSELVPRMFRIESQGHGNYFEVNLQNGILFVNSRIDREELCVKNADCAIHLEVIVDKPLRIFHAEVEIKDINDNPPIFSAGKQTLNVAESMLPGAHFPLQAASDADIGSNAQLKYKLNSTEFFVVEEKINDQHSISLVLVLIKPLDREKIAVHHLLLTAADGGQPQLTGMVHLDITVMDANDNAPVFDQSVYKVKLFEHVADGTLVIRSNATDLDEGINKEIVYSFSNNAPSNIFTIDSDTGEIKVKGKVDFEENSVYNVEIEAKDKGSPPLSGHCTILIEILDLNDNAPEILLKSMVVPLPEDSPLGTVLALISISDRDSGANGQVSCSLWPPGLPFKLVSTFKNYHSLVLAEPLDREQIAEFGLVVIAQDQGLPSLSASSSLVLPISDVNDNAPTFSQPSYTVFVKENNPPGAHIFTVSASDPDMAENALVSYWLDEKLWPLSSYISVHSESGKLYALQPLDYEELKLLEFQVRAKDAGLPSLCSNVTVQVFVVDENDNAPSVIGPQVGPIPLMVPIMAGQIVGKIHALDADSGYNAWLHYELHELTSGPWQVGRYSGEISTTRVLDEAEGSSIYSLLVLVKDHGKLPQSATASLSVSLMVTSQKIHTDAHLPGMGGSPGALVDNANVYLITAICAVSSVFLLAIIVYVTLRCQSQAKEAMMYGPGTATLVCASEVGSWSYSNRHSHILAGVSGEAGAKSDLMFFSPNIPIFAENGEPKNGEELLPSPSGEVSSS; the protein is encoded by the coding sequence ATGGTTATTCCAAGAAGAGGCTCTTTTGTgaggaggcagctgctgctggttCTATTTCATGCCGCCTGGGAAATGGGGAGTGGCCAGCTCCATTATTCTGTGCCAGAAGAATCCCAGCACGGCACCTTTGTGGGCCGCATCGCGCAGGATCTGGGACTGGAGGTGAGTGAGCTGGTGCCTCGGATGTTCCGGATAGAATCCCAAGGCCATGGGAACTATTTTGAGGTAAATCTCCAGAATGGGATTTTGTTTGTTAATTCCCGGATAGACAGGGAAGAATTATGTGTCAAGAATGCTGACTGTGCCATTCACCTGGAAGTGATTGTGGATAAACCCCTGAGGATCTTCCACGCTGAGGTGGAAATTAAGGATATAAATGACAATCCTCCCATATTTTCAGCAGGTAAACAAACTCTAAATGTTGCAGAATCAATGCTTCCTGGTGCACATTTCCCTCTGCAGGCAGCCTCTGATGCAGACATTGGTTCAAATGCTCAGCTGAAGTACAAGCTCAATTCCAcagaattttttgttgttgaagaAAAGATCAATGACCAGCACAGTATATCATTGGTACTTGTTTTAATCAAACCTCTGGACAGAGAGAAAATAGCTGTGCATCATTTATTGCTTACAGCTGCGGATGGAGGTCAACCACAACTCACAGGCATGGTCCATCTTGACATCACGGTGATGGATGCAAATGATAATGCGCCAGTGTTTGACCAGTCTGTTTACAAGGTAAAATTATTTGAACATGTAGCAGATGGGACACTGGTTATTCGTTCAAATGCAACAGACTTAGATGAGGGAATAAATAAGGAAATCGTTTACTCCTTCAGTAATAATGCTCCTTCCAATATATTTACTATTGATTCGGATACAGGTGAGATAAAAGTGAAAGGAAAGGTGGATTTTGAAGAGAATAGTGTTTATAATGTTGAAATAGAGGCAAAAGATAAAGGAAGCCCACCTTTATCTGGACACTGCACTATCCTGATTGAAATTTTAGATTTAAACGACAATGCCCCCGAGATATTGTTGAAGTCCATGGTGGTGCCACTGCCAGAGGACTCCCCTCTGGGGACAGTGTTGGCCTTGATCAGCATCTCGGACAGGGATTCTGGGGCCAATGGGCAAGTGAGCTGCTCCCTATGGCCCCCTGGGCTACCATTCAAGCTTGTTTCCACTTTCAAGAATTACCACTCactggtgctggctgagcctCTGGATCGAGAACAGATAGCAGAGTTTGGACTGGTGGTGATAGCTCAGGACCAAGGGCTTCCATCATTGTCAGCAAGTAGCAGCTTGGTTCTGCCCATTAGTGATGTGAATGACAATGCACCTACTTTCTCCCAGCCCTCCTACACAGTCTTTGTGAAAGAGAACAACCCTCCCGGGGCTCACATCTTCACAGTGTCTGCCTCAGACCCAGATATGGCTGAGAACGCCTTGGTCAGCTACTGGCTGGATGAGAAGCTCTGGCCGCTGTCGAGCTACATCTCGGTGCACTCGGAGAGTGGGAAGCTGTACGCCCTGCAGCCCTTGGATTACGAGGAGCTGAAGCTGCTGGAGTTCCAAGTGAGGGCTAAAGATGCTGGGCTGCCCTCTTTGTGCAGCAATGTGACTGTGCAGGTTTTTGTGGTGGATGAGAATGACAATGCCCCATCAGTGATAGGGCCACAGGTGGGGCCCATCCCACTGATGGTCCCTATCATGGCGGGGCAAATAGTGGGCAAAATCCATGCCCTGGACGCTGACTCAGGCTACAATGCATGGCTGCACTATGAGCTGCATGAATTGACCAGTGGGCCTTGGCAGGTAGGGCGCTACAGTGGTGAGATCAGCACCACACGTGTCCTGGACGAGGCAGAGGGCAGCAGCATCTACAGCCTGCTGGTGCTGGTGAAGGACCATGGCAAACTGCCCCAATCAGCCACAGCCTCTTTGAGTGTCTCACTGATGGTGACTTCCCAGAAGATCCACACTGATGCCCATCTTCCTGGGATGGGAGGTAGTCCTGGAGCACTGGTAGATAATGCCAACGTGTATCTAATCACTGCAATATGTGCAGTGTCTAGCGTGTTCCTGCTGGCAATCATAGTATATGTGACACTGCGATGCCAAAGCCAGGCCAAGGAGGCCATGATGTATGGTCCTGGCACAGCCACGCTGGTGTGTGCCAGTGAAGTGGGCAGCTGGTCGTATTCCAATCGCCACAGCCACATCCTGGCAGGGGTGAGTGGGGAGGCGGGTGCCAAAAGCGACCTCATGTTTTTCAGCCCCAACATACCCATCTTTGCAGAGAATGGAGAACCAAAGAATGGAGAGGAGCTACTGCCAAGTCCATCTGGAGAGGTGAGTTCCTCATGA